In the Chromobacterium sp. ATCC 53434 genome, TTCTTGAACGGTCCGAGTTGCACGCGGGTGACGGTGTGGGCGGCGATGCCGTGTTTCTGCAGATCGCGAACCAGTTTCTGCGCATTGCCTATGCTGGAGAACAGGCCCAGCTGCACCTGGTAGCCGACCGAGCTGCCGGCCGGTTCCGCCTTGGCCGGAGCGGGCGGGGCCGCGCTCGCTGCCGGCGCGCTATTGGCGGTGACGGTCGGCGCGACGGTCGGCGTCGTATTGGCGGCTGCGGGCGCCGGAGCGGTGTTGCCGCCCGGCGCGGTCGATGTGGGCGGTGTTGCGGCTCTGGCCTGCGCCTGGTGCGCCGGCGGATTCGTCTTGGCGGGCGCCGGGCCGTGGCTGGCGCGTTCGCCGGCTGCCTGGCGGGTCGCCGCCTGTTGATTGGCTATCGCCGGCGTCTTGCTCAGGTCCGGCGTCTGCGGGCTGTTCGCGGCCGGGGTCGCCGGCGCGTGGCTGGCGGTGTCGGCGGCGGGCGCGCTGCTCTGGACCGTCGGCGCGCTGGCGGCCTGCGGCGCGGGGGCGGTCGCGGCGGTGTCCGGCGCGGCGGCCGGCTTGATGATCTTGCCGGAGCTCGGACTTTGCGCGTCGCTGCTCATCTCCTGCTTCGGCTTGGTCAGCGCGTCCATCAGCGGGATCGCGGCCAGCGCGACGGCAACCAGGCCGCCGGCGAACCAGAGCCGCTTTTTCAGCTTGCTGTTGAGGTCGGATTCTTCGCCGCCGTCGGCCGGCGTCTGCTGTTGGTTTTGTTCGCGCATGGTGCCTGAGTGGAATGTGCAGCACGTGTTTGAAAACACTGCTAAAATATCGGGTTCGTCAGAATTGGGTAACCCGAGTGGCCGCATAATACTCAAGTTTAGCCACTTGTCTTGTCGTTAGGGAGAATTTATATGGCAATTGAACGTACCTTGTCCATCGTGAAGCCGGATGCCGTAGCGAAGAACGTAATCGGCAAAATTTACGATCGTTTCGAATCCGCCGGCCTGAAGATCGTTGCCGCCAAGATGAAGCAACTGTCCCGCGCCGAAGCCGAAGGCTTCTATGCCGTGCACAAAGAGCGCCCGTTCTTCAAGGATCTGGTCGACTTCATGGTTTCCGGCCCGGTGATGATCCAGGCGCTGGAAGGCGAGAACGCCGTGCTGAAGAACCGCGAACTGATGGGCGCCACCGATCCGAAGAAGGCTGAAGCCGGCACCATCCGCGCCGATTTCGCCGAGTCGATCGACGCCAATGCCGTTCACGGTTCCGACAGCGTTGAAAACGCTGCCATCGAAGTGGCCTACTTCTTCGCCGCTTCGGAAATCAGCTCCCGCTGATTGCCGCTGTAGTTGAATGACCGGAGGTCGCCGCTGCCGGCGGCCTCTTTTGCCTGTTGAGGATTGCATGAAAACCAACCTGCTCGACTTCAATCTGGACCAGCTGACGCAGCACTTTGCCGAGATGGGCGAGAAGCCCTTCCGCGCCAAGCAGGTGATGCGCTGGATGCACCAGATGGCCGAAGACGATTTCGACGCGATGACCGACCTCGCCAAGAGCCTGCGCGCCAAGCTGCACGAGCGCGCCGAGGTGGGCGTGCCGTCGCTGATGACCGGGCAGGAGTCCAGTGATGGCACCCGCAAGTGGCTGCTCGACGTCGGCACCGGCAACGGTGTGGAAACCGTGTTCATTCCGGAAGACGAGCGCGGCACCTTGTGCGTGTCATCCCAGGTGGGTTGCGCGCTGGAGTGCACGTTCTGCTCCACCGGCCGCCAGGGATTCAATCGCAACTTGTCCACCGCCGAGATCATCGGCCAGCTGTGGTGGGCGAACAAGGCGATGGGCGTGACGCCGAAGAACGAACGCGTCGTGTCCAATGTGGTGATGATGGGCATGGGCGAGCCGCTGGCCAATTTCGACAATGTGGTCAGCGCGATGCAGATCATGCTGGACGACCACGGTTACGGCCTGTCCCGCCGCCGCGTGACGCTGTCGACCTCCGGCCTGGTGCCGCAGATGGACCGGCTGCGCGAGGAATGCCCGGTGGCGCTGGCGGTGTCGCTGCATGCGCCGAACGACGCGATCCGCGACGTGATCGTGCCGATCAACAAGAAATATCCGTTGTCGGAGCTGATGGCCGCCTGTAGCCGCTATCTGGAAAAGGCGCCGCGAGATTTCATCACCTTTGAATATGTGATGCTTGACGGGGTCAACGATAGGCCGGAACATGCTCGCCAGCTGCTGGAATTGGTCAGGGACGTGCCGTGCAAGTTCAATCTGATTCCGTTCAACCCGTTCCCTAACTCGGGTTATGATCGCTCCAGCAACAACGCGATTCGCATTTTCCGTGAAATTCTGCAAGAACAAGGATACGTGGTGACCGTGCGCAAGACCCGCGGCGACGATATCGACGCGGCCTGCGGCCAGCTTGCCGGCCAGGTGCAGGACAAGACGCGGCGCCAGGCCAAGTGGACGCAGATCATCGAGGATAGAAAACTATGACGTCATGGCGGGGGTGGTTGGCTGGATGGCTGTTGGCATTTGGCATCGCCGCCCCCGCCGTGGCGGCGAGCAATCCGCACGAATTGGCCAGGGTGCGCAGTCAGCTGGCCGTCGAATACGCCAAGATAGGCAATCTGAAGGCGGCGCTGGACAATGCCAACCAGGCGGTGGCGGCCGACTCGTCCTATGTGACCGGCTATGTCACCCGCGCCTACGTGCTCGGCTTGCTGAGGCAGGACGGCCAGGCCGAGAGCGATTTTCAGCAGGCCCTGCGTCTGGATCCGGCCAGCCCGGAAGCCAATAATAATTACGGCCTGTTCCTGTGCGAGCACGGACGGGTCCAGGATTCGCTGGCGCTGTTCCAGAAGGCGCTGGCCAATCCATTGTATGATTCGCCGCAGTCGGCCTATCTGAACCTGGGGCGCTGCAGCGCCAAGCTGGGGCAGACCGACCAGGCCAACGACTATTTGCTGAGCGCCTTGCGCGCGGCCCCGGACTTCGCGCCGGCGCTGCGCGAGCTGGCCGAGATGCATCTGGGACTCGGTAACGCCAAGCTGGCCGCGTTTTATTTCGCCCGCCTGCACCGCGGCTCGGACGGCCTGGACGCGCCCGACTGGTGGCTGGGAGCCAGAATCGCCCGAAAGACCGGCGACGGCGCGCTGGAGCGGGAATGCGAGAACGCGCTGAAGAACCGGTATCCGGACTCTAGAGAAACACAACTGCTGTTGAGTGGAAGCTGAGGATGGAAGAAAAAATCGAACATCACGACGCGTCGGCGCCAGGCGGCATCGGCGCCCGTTTGCGGGCCGCTCGCGAGGAGGCCGGCCTGGGCCTGGGGGAAGTGGCCGACAGGCTGAAGCTGTCGATGAGGCAGCTTGAGGCGATAGAGCGCGACGATTTCGCCGCCTTGCCCGGCGCGACCTTCGTCCGCGGCTTCGTCCGTAATTACGCCCGTTTTCTGGAAGTCGATCCGGCGCCGCTGATGCAAGCTCTGGAACAACATTTCCCTTCCGCGGTCAATGATGTGGCCAACTTGGTCAAGGGCACGGCGGCGCGCGAGCATGCCGAGGAGCCGGACGAGGAGGAAGAGGAGGCGTCTTCCGGCGATGGCGGCAAATGGGCGCTGCTGTTGCTGCTTGTCGCGGGGCTGGCCGGCGGCGGTTACTGGTACGTCAATCGCGACGATTCGCCGATCAAGGCCGCGGCCGAACGCGCGGCGAATGAACTGGCGCCGATGCTGACCGAACAGTCGTCCGCGCCGGTGGCCAGCGCGGCGGCTTCGACGCCGGCGAAGGCGGTCCTGGCCGCCAAGCCGGCCTCCGCGCCGACGATTGCCGCGACAACGCCCAAGCCGGCGGCGTCGGCTGCCCTGGCCGCGGTCAAACCGACGGCCAGCGCGCCGGCCAAGCTGCTCAAGGCGCAGCCGGCCAGCGCGCCGCAGGCCCTGGGCTCCGATCGCGTCAGCGTCAACGTCAAGGATGCGGCCTGGGTCTCGGTGCAGGACGCCAATGGCCGCAGGCTGATCTACAAGGTGCTGCAGCCGGGCGATTCGACCGAGGTGACCGGCGCGGCGCCATTCAAGGTGGTGGTCGGCAACGCCGATCAGGTCGAGTTGAGCTACAACGGCAAGCCGGTGGACCTCTCCGACAAGATTCGCGGCACCACCGCCAAGATTCAACTCAAGTGATGCAGGGTAGCGAATGGATAGCGTGAACATCGCGCGCCGTTCCACCCGCCTGGTGCGGGTGGGACATGTTTTGGTGGGATCGGCCGCGCCGGTGATGGTCCAGTCTATGACCAATACCGACACCGCCGACGCGGCGGCCACCGCCGAGCAGGTGTACCAGCTGGCCGAAGCCGGCTCCGAGGTGGTGCGCATCACCGTCAACTCGCCGGAGGCGGCGGCGCGCGTGGCGGAAATCCGCCAGCGTCTCGACGATCTGGGCTGCGAGGTGCCGCTGGTCGGCGACTTCCACTTCAACGGCGACCGCCTGCTGAAGGAGTTTCCGGACTGCGCGAAGGCGCTGGCCAAGTACCGGATCAATCCGGGCAATGTCGGCAAGGGCGCGAAGGGCGACGACAAGTTCGCCTTCATGATCCGCACCGCGATGGAATACGACAAGGCGGTGCGCATCGGCGTCAACTGGGGCAGTCTGGATCAGGCGCTGCTGGCGCGGATGATGGACGCCAACAACCGCGCCCAGGCCCCGTTGCCGCTGCCCAAGCTGATGCAGGAGGCGCTGATCGTGTCGGCGCTGGAGTCGGCCGAGAAGGCGGTGGAGATCGGCCTGTCGCCGGACAACATCATCCTGTCGTGCAAGGTCAGCAATGTGCAGGACCTGATCAGCGTCTACCGCGAGCTGGGCGGTCGTTGCGACTACCCGCTGCACCTGGGCCTGACCGAGGCCGGTATGGGCAGCAAGGGCATCGTCGCCTCCAGCGCCGCGCTGGCGGTATTGCTGCAGGAAGGCATAGGCGACACGATACGGATCTCGCTGACGCCGCAGCCGGGCGAGGCGCGCACCAAGGAAGTGGTCGTCGCGCAGGAGCTGCTGCAGACCATGGGCCTGCGCAGCTTCACGCCGCTGGTCACCGCCTGTCCGGGCTGCGGCCGCACCACCAGCACCTTCTTCCAGGAGCTGGCCGACCATATTCAGAGCTATCTGCGCGAGCAGATGCCGATCTGGCGGTTGCAGTATCCGGGCGTGGAGGACATGAAGGTCGCGGTGATGGGCTGCGTGGTCAACGGACCCGGCGAGTCGAAGCTGGCCGACATCGGCATCTCGCTGCCGGGCACCGGCGAAGTGCCGGTGGCGCCGGTCTATGTCGACGGCCAGAAGGATGTGACGCTGAAGGGCGACAACATCCCGGCTGAGTTCACCGCCATCGTCGACAACTACGTCAAGACCCGTTACGGCGAGGGCGGCGCCAAGCGCCGCGAGGACGGCGGCAGCCGCACCATCCCGATCCGGCCTATCCCGTCGGCGAAGGTCTGACGAAAACAGAATTCAGCGGATACAAGAAGATAGCAATGGCTCAGAAATACCAAGCGGTCAAAGGCATGAACGATGTGCTGCCGGCCGAATCCTACCAGTGGGAATACTTTGAAGAGGTGCTGCGCAAGCTGCTGGCCGACTACGGCTATCAGAACATCCGCACCCCCATCGTCGAGGGCACGCCGCTGTTCGTGCGTTCCATCGGCGAGGTGACCGACATTGTCGAGAAGGAAATGTACACCTTCATCGACAGCCTAAACGGCGACAGCCTGACGCTGCGCCCGGAAGGCACCGCCGGCACGCTGCGCGCGGTGGTAGAGCACAATTTGCTGTACAACGCCACGCCCAAGCTGTGGTACATGGGCCCGATGTACCGCCACGAACGCCCGCAGAAGGGCCGCTACCGCCAGTTCCACCAGGTGGGCGTGGAGGCGCTGGGCCTCGCCGGTCCGGACATAGACGCCGAAATCATCGCGATGACCGCCGATCTGTGGCGCCGGCTGGGCATCAGCCAGTACGTGCGGCTGGAGATCAACTCGCTGGGCAACGCCGCGGAGCGCGCCGCCCACCGCGAGGCGCTGATCGCCTATCTGGAACGCCACGTCGACATCCTGGACGAGGACGGCAAGCGCCGGATGCACAGCAATCCGTTGCGGGTGCTGGACACCAAGAACCCGGCGCTGCAGGAAATGGCCAACGCCGCGCCCAAGCTGTCCGACTACCTGGGCGAGGAGTCGCGCGCCCACTACGAGGGCTGGAAGGCGATGATCGCCGCGCTGGGCCTCGAATACATCGAGAATCCGCGCCTGGTGCGCGGCCTCGACTACTACAACCGCTCGGTGTTCGAGTGGGTGACCAGCGAGCTGGGCGCCCAGGGCACCGTCTGCGCCGGCGGCCGCTACGACGGCCTGATCGAGCAGCTGGGCGGCAAGGCCGCGTCCGGCATCGGTTTCGGCATGGGCATGGAGCGCGTGTTGCTGCTGCTGCAGGACAAGGGCCTGTTGCCGGCGCAGCGCAGCGTCGACGTCTTCCTGGTCAACCAGGGCGAGGGCGCCGGCCTGTACTCGATGAAGCTGGCGCAAAGCCTGCGCGCCGCCGGTTACGCGGTGGTGCAGCACCTGGGCGAAGGCAGCTTCAAGTCGCAGATGAAAAAGGCCGATGCCAGCGGCGCCGAATTCGCGCTGATCGTCGGTGAAAACGAAATCCAGGCCGGTCAGGTGGTGGTGAAGGCGCTGCGCGCCGAAGCCGCCCAGCAGACCGTGGCGGCCGATGCGGTTCTGGCCACCCTCGCCACTCTGAAAGCTTGATAGGAAGGGGGAACGCGATGGCGTTCGACTTGCAGGAACAGGAACAGATCGATTCTCTGAAGGTATTCTGGCAACAGTGGGGCAAGCTGATCGGCGGCGCGGTGCTGGCCCTCAGTCTTGGCTATCTGGGCTACAAGGCCTACGGCATGTACCAGCGCGGGCAGTCCGAGAAGGCCGCGGTCGCCTACGAGGCCGTCGACGACGCGGTGGCCGCCAAGGACATCGCCAAGCTGAAGGCCGCGATCCAGCAGCTGCAGGGCGAATACGCCGGCACCGTCTACGCCAGCCGCGGCGCGCTGGTGCTGGCCAAGGCCGCTTTCGACAAGAACGACGCGGCGCTGGCCGAAAGCCAGCTGCAGTGGGTGCTGAAGAACGGCAACGACGTCGAGCTGCAGGCCATCGCGCGCCTGCGCCTGGCCTCCTTGTTGCTGGACCAGAAGAAGTACGAGGGCGCGATCGGCGAGCTGAGCCAGGAACATCCGGCGGCCTTCGACGCGCAGTATCTCGAATTGAAGGGCGACGTCTTCGTCGCCAAGGGCGACAGCGCCGCCGCGCGCGACGCCTACAAGGCCGCCCTGGCCAAGCTGGTGGAGGAAAGCCCGAACCGCCAGCTGGTGCAAACCAAGCTCGACGCGCTGGGAGGCTGACCGAATGCGCCGCCATCTGTTGTTCACCGCGATGATGTCGTCCCTGCTGCTGGCCGGTTGCGCCAGCTGGTTCGAGGGTTCCTCCCAATTCCAGCCGACGCCGCTCGCGACGATCAAGCCGCTGCAGACGCTGGACGTCAAGTGGACCTTGTCCCAGGCGGCGCCGGCCGCCAGCTTCCTGCCGGTTTACGCCAACGGCAATGTGGTGACCGCCGACGCCGAAGGCCGCATCCGCAGCGTGGACGCGCTGTCCGGCCGCGTGCAGGCCGACGTGGCGCTGAAGCGCGCGCTGGCCAGCGGCGTCGCCGTCAGCGGC is a window encoding:
- a CDS encoding SPOR domain-containing protein; this encodes MREQNQQQTPADGGEESDLNSKLKKRLWFAGGLVAVALAAIPLMDALTKPKQEMSSDAQSPSSGKIIKPAAAPDTAATAPAPQAASAPTVQSSAPAADTASHAPATPAANSPQTPDLSKTPAIANQQAATRQAAGERASHGPAPAKTNPPAHQAQARAATPPTSTAPGGNTAPAPAAANTTPTVAPTVTANSAPAASAAPPAPAKAEPAGSSVGYQVQLGLFSSIGNAQKLVRDLQKHGIAAHTVTRVQLGPFKNRAEADEAMKKLRELGYSPLLAAGQ
- the ndk gene encoding nucleoside-diphosphate kinase: MAIERTLSIVKPDAVAKNVIGKIYDRFESAGLKIVAAKMKQLSRAEAEGFYAVHKERPFFKDLVDFMVSGPVMIQALEGENAVLKNRELMGATDPKKAEAGTIRADFAESIDANAVHGSDSVENAAIEVAYFFAASEISSR
- the rlmN gene encoding 23S rRNA (adenine(2503)-C(2))-methyltransferase RlmN, producing the protein MKTNLLDFNLDQLTQHFAEMGEKPFRAKQVMRWMHQMAEDDFDAMTDLAKSLRAKLHERAEVGVPSLMTGQESSDGTRKWLLDVGTGNGVETVFIPEDERGTLCVSSQVGCALECTFCSTGRQGFNRNLSTAEIIGQLWWANKAMGVTPKNERVVSNVVMMGMGEPLANFDNVVSAMQIMLDDHGYGLSRRRVTLSTSGLVPQMDRLREECPVALAVSLHAPNDAIRDVIVPINKKYPLSELMAACSRYLEKAPRDFITFEYVMLDGVNDRPEHARQLLELVRDVPCKFNLIPFNPFPNSGYDRSSNNAIRIFREILQEQGYVVTVRKTRGDDIDAACGQLAGQVQDKTRRQAKWTQIIEDRKL
- the pilW gene encoding type IV pilus biogenesis/stability protein PilW, with translation MAFGIAAPAVAASNPHELARVRSQLAVEYAKIGNLKAALDNANQAVAADSSYVTGYVTRAYVLGLLRQDGQAESDFQQALRLDPASPEANNNYGLFLCEHGRVQDSLALFQKALANPLYDSPQSAYLNLGRCSAKLGQTDQANDYLLSALRAAPDFAPALRELAEMHLGLGNAKLAAFYFARLHRGSDGLDAPDWWLGARIARKTGDGALERECENALKNRYPDSRETQLLLSGS
- a CDS encoding helix-turn-helix domain-containing protein, giving the protein MEEKIEHHDASAPGGIGARLRAAREEAGLGLGEVADRLKLSMRQLEAIERDDFAALPGATFVRGFVRNYARFLEVDPAPLMQALEQHFPSAVNDVANLVKGTAAREHAEEPDEEEEEASSGDGGKWALLLLLVAGLAGGGYWYVNRDDSPIKAAAERAANELAPMLTEQSSAPVASAAASTPAKAVLAAKPASAPTIAATTPKPAASAALAAVKPTASAPAKLLKAQPASAPQALGSDRVSVNVKDAAWVSVQDANGRRLIYKVLQPGDSTEVTGAAPFKVVVGNADQVELSYNGKPVDLSDKIRGTTAKIQLK
- the ispG gene encoding flavodoxin-dependent (E)-4-hydroxy-3-methylbut-2-enyl-diphosphate synthase; the protein is MDSVNIARRSTRLVRVGHVLVGSAAPVMVQSMTNTDTADAAATAEQVYQLAEAGSEVVRITVNSPEAAARVAEIRQRLDDLGCEVPLVGDFHFNGDRLLKEFPDCAKALAKYRINPGNVGKGAKGDDKFAFMIRTAMEYDKAVRIGVNWGSLDQALLARMMDANNRAQAPLPLPKLMQEALIVSALESAEKAVEIGLSPDNIILSCKVSNVQDLISVYRELGGRCDYPLHLGLTEAGMGSKGIVASSAALAVLLQEGIGDTIRISLTPQPGEARTKEVVVAQELLQTMGLRSFTPLVTACPGCGRTTSTFFQELADHIQSYLREQMPIWRLQYPGVEDMKVAVMGCVVNGPGESKLADIGISLPGTGEVPVAPVYVDGQKDVTLKGDNIPAEFTAIVDNYVKTRYGEGGAKRREDGGSRTIPIRPIPSAKV
- the hisS gene encoding histidine--tRNA ligase; the encoded protein is MAQKYQAVKGMNDVLPAESYQWEYFEEVLRKLLADYGYQNIRTPIVEGTPLFVRSIGEVTDIVEKEMYTFIDSLNGDSLTLRPEGTAGTLRAVVEHNLLYNATPKLWYMGPMYRHERPQKGRYRQFHQVGVEALGLAGPDIDAEIIAMTADLWRRLGISQYVRLEINSLGNAAERAAHREALIAYLERHVDILDEDGKRRMHSNPLRVLDTKNPALQEMANAAPKLSDYLGEESRAHYEGWKAMIAALGLEYIENPRLVRGLDYYNRSVFEWVTSELGAQGTVCAGGRYDGLIEQLGGKAASGIGFGMGMERVLLLLQDKGLLPAQRSVDVFLVNQGEGAGLYSMKLAQSLRAAGYAVVQHLGEGSFKSQMKKADASGAEFALIVGENEIQAGQVVVKALRAEAAQQTVAADAVLATLATLKA
- a CDS encoding tetratricopeptide repeat protein yields the protein MAFDLQEQEQIDSLKVFWQQWGKLIGGAVLALSLGYLGYKAYGMYQRGQSEKAAVAYEAVDDAVAAKDIAKLKAAIQQLQGEYAGTVYASRGALVLAKAAFDKNDAALAESQLQWVLKNGNDVELQAIARLRLASLLLDQKKYEGAIGELSQEHPAAFDAQYLELKGDVFVAKGDSAAARDAYKAALAKLVEESPNRQLVQTKLDALGG